Within Desulfolithobacter dissulfuricans, the genomic segment CTCTTCAAGACCGTCCCGGAAGGCAAGTCAACAGCCCCGGCCTCAAAGGCCGGGGTCTATCGCGCAGCATGATGAAACAGCGGCTCCAGACCACAGTTCCCCTCTTCCGGTGGGTCCTGACGGCCATGGGCGTAACAGGAGCGTTTCTTAATGCCTTGGGCGATGGAACCTGCTTTGTGATCTGGATTCTGGCCAATATCGGCTGGATAACCGTCAACCTCCAGCGG encodes:
- a CDS encoding nicotinamide mononucleotide transporter is translated as MMKQRLQTTVPLFRWVLTAMGVTGAFLNALGDGTCFVIWILANIGWITVNLQRRSGPEVALFTVYLGTAVLGLVTWGMQ